In a genomic window of Procambarus clarkii isolate CNS0578487 chromosome 10, FALCON_Pclarkii_2.0, whole genome shotgun sequence:
- the LOC138363374 gene encoding nuclear transcription factor Y subunit alpha-like produces the protein MISNDIIVTIMSNLITTATMMVFAAMVASVVGVMVARIISKDNNHSSKDNNHSSKDNNHSSKDNDHSSKDNNHSSKDNNHSSNDNDHSSKDNNHSSKDNNHSSKDNNHSSKDNNHSSKDNNHSSKDNNHSSKDNNHSSKDNDHSSKDNNHSSKDNNHSSKDNDHSSKDNNHTKDNNHSKDNNHSSKDNNHSKLATKTPP, from the exons ATGATTAGCAATGATATCATCGTAACTATAATGTCCAACCTTatcacaacagccaccatgatggTGTTCGCAGCAATGGTGGCGTCCGTGGTCGGGGTCATGGTGGCCAGGATTAT cagcaaggacaacaaccacagcagcaaggacaacaaccacagcagcaaggacaacaaccacagcagcaaGGACAACGACCACAGCAGCAAGgacaacaaccacagcagcaaggacaacaaccacagcagcaaTGACAACGACCACAGCAGCAAGgacaacaaccacagcagcaaGGACAACAACCACAGCAGTAAGGACAACAATCACAGCAGCAAGgacaacaaccacagcagcaaggacaacaaccacagcagcaaggacaacaaccacagcagcaaggacaacaaccacagcagcaaGGACAACGACCACAGCAGCAAGgacaacaaccacagcagcaaggacaacaaccacagcagcaaGGACAACGACCACAGCAGCAaggacaacaaccacaccaaggacaacaaccacagcaaagacaacaaccacagcagcaaggacaacaaccacagca AGTtagcaacaaaaacaccgccataa